A DNA window from Streptomyces sp. 71268 contains the following coding sequences:
- a CDS encoding tetratricopeptide repeat protein — MGTPKPNASLARLYRETGWTLRQFAQHVNRLGTERGTPLRYREPSVHQWLNGTLPKEEVRSLILEALSRKLHRPVTRRDAGFPAPAEPGMGTGTVEGLVDLGRQDFDPSRRSVIGASLFSVAVTVPNWQDVVARMEAAHTGQLRTLGMSDVNTVVAMTERLSELDDQFGGRHARPMAAAFLVNTVAPYLRADAPAAVRKAMMSAASDLCYLTGYMAVDEGLEGLAQRYYVKALELAGAAEDYLTYCTTLRGMSVQAVDLGHGREALRLADAAAAASPQAGPRMRAFLAGQQAHAAAQTGDRARALHHLKEAESAMEKAESREKAFGSYDPASLHYHISHVSHELGDFSEAVKAMRTSDRLSDEVYRRSRVKERATLAEFQLKLGHLEAACATWSEALDEYPLVQSGRVDRRMQTMLAAIRPHLKNPVARALNERARTMIPNAAA, encoded by the coding sequence GTGGGCACACCCAAGCCGAACGCGTCCCTCGCCCGGCTCTACCGCGAGACCGGTTGGACGCTGCGCCAGTTCGCGCAGCACGTGAATCGCCTGGGAACCGAGCGGGGCACTCCGCTGCGCTACCGCGAACCCTCAGTTCATCAGTGGCTCAACGGCACCTTGCCGAAGGAGGAAGTGCGCTCCCTGATCCTGGAGGCCCTTTCTCGAAAGCTCCACCGACCCGTCACCCGGCGCGACGCGGGATTTCCGGCCCCGGCAGAGCCGGGCATGGGAACAGGCACCGTCGAGGGGCTTGTCGACCTCGGCCGACAGGACTTTGACCCGTCCCGGCGCAGTGTCATAGGGGCGAGTCTTTTCTCGGTAGCCGTCACCGTGCCCAACTGGCAGGACGTGGTGGCTCGCATGGAAGCGGCCCACACCGGCCAGCTACGAACCCTAGGGATGTCCGACGTCAACACCGTCGTGGCCATGACGGAACGCCTTTCGGAACTGGACGATCAGTTCGGCGGGCGTCACGCCCGCCCCATGGCCGCCGCGTTCCTGGTCAACACCGTCGCCCCCTATCTCAGGGCCGACGCCCCGGCGGCTGTTCGCAAGGCGATGATGTCGGCCGCGTCCGACCTCTGCTACCTCACGGGCTATATGGCCGTGGACGAGGGACTTGAGGGGCTCGCGCAGCGGTACTACGTCAAGGCCCTGGAGTTGGCGGGTGCGGCCGAGGACTATCTGACGTACTGCACCACGCTGCGGGGAATGAGCGTCCAGGCGGTGGACCTCGGGCACGGCCGAGAGGCGTTGCGGCTCGCCGATGCCGCCGCGGCCGCGTCGCCGCAGGCCGGGCCACGGATGCGAGCCTTCCTCGCCGGCCAACAGGCACACGCGGCAGCCCAGACGGGCGATCGGGCGCGCGCCCTGCACCATCTCAAAGAGGCCGAATCGGCCATGGAGAAGGCCGAGAGCCGCGAGAAGGCATTCGGTTCCTATGACCCCGCGTCACTGCACTATCACATCAGCCATGTCAGCCATGAGTTAGGCGACTTCTCCGAAGCCGTCAAAGCCATGCGGACTTCGGACAGGCTGAGTGATGAGGTCTATCGGCGATCCCGGGTCAAGGAACGGGCCACTCTCGCCGAGTTCCAGCTCAAACTGGGGCACCTGGAGGCCGCGTGCGCGACATGGTCGGAAGCTCTGGACGAGTACCCACTCGTCCAGAGTGGGCGCGTGGACCGCCGTATGCAGACCATGCTGGCCGCAATCCGCCCCCACCTGAAAAACCCCGTCGCGCGGGCGCTGAATGAACGCGCACGAACGATGATTCCCAACGCGGCTGCTTAG